The sequence below is a genomic window from Salinisphaera sp. T31B1.
GCGCCTGGTAACCCGATGCCATGTTCGACGCCTGGCTATGCTGGAGTGATGCAAATGTCGAAAAAGAGAATCCCGAACGGCCGAACCGCCCTCGTCGGTGCGGGCCTGATCGTCGCCACGCTGGCCGTTCACGCCGAACCCGGTGCGACGTCGGCCCCGGGCGATGTACCGCCCGTTCTGCAACAGGCGGTCGACGGCGGCACTCTCACCATCGTCAAGCAGTTCGAGACCGATGTGCCGGGCATGACCGGCTATGTGATCAAACGCGGTGGCAAGCATCAGATCGTCTACGGTGAAGGGGGTTATCTGTTCATGGGCCAGCTGGTCTCGCCGGAGGGCAAGAACCTCTCGGCCGACTATGCCGATCGGTATGTGCCCAAGCCCGATATCGCCAAGATAGTCGATCAGTTGAAGCAGACCGGCCAGCTCATCCAGCAAGGCCCGGACGATGCACCGCTGATGTACGTCTTCGCCGACCCGAACTGCACCTACTGCCATCGGTTTTACGAGCAGGCCGCACCGCTGGTCGAAGCCGGTACGCTTCAGCTCCAGTGGGCCATGGTCGGTTTCGTCAAGAAGTCGAGCATCGGCCGTGCGGCTGCGATTCTGGCTGCCGACGATCCAGCATCGGCGCTGGCGAAGAACGAGGCCGGGTTCGACGAGTCGACCGAGGACGGCGGCATCACCGCATTGGATCCGGTGCCGGCCGAGCTCGAAAAGACGCTCGATGCACACGCTCAGCAGATGGCCGCCGCCGGCGGGACCGGGACGCCGACGCTGCTCTATCGGAAAGACGGCCAATGGGTGGCCAAGGTCGGCGCGCCCGGCACCGCCTGGTTGCAGGCGTTCATCGACGAACAGAAGCACTAGTCGCTCCGAGCCGAGGCGGATCGATGTCTGTACGGGCGCACCATCATGCCCGGGCGGTGTTCATGCGGTTGAATCCGGCGCTTGTGGAATCGGCGTATCAGTCGTCAAAGACCGAGAGTTCTCGGCCTAGCGCGCACATCGGTCGAACCGTCACGCGATTGGTCGGATAAAAGCTCGTCGGACGCCTGCCGATAGTGGGTCGGCTGCGGGGCGGTCCCGCGCGTGTGTTCATTGTGTCGGCTCTACGGGGCGGGTGGGGTGTCATGGCTGAAGTGCTGAACGAAGCGGAGCGCTTGCAGGAACTGCGGTCGCTGGATCTGTTGGATACGCCCTCCGAAGAGCGTTTCGACCGGTATACGCGGCTGATCGCCTCGGTGCTCGAGGCCCCGATGGCACTGGTCACGTTGGTCGATCGGCATCGTCAATGGTTCAAGTCGGCTCATGGCATCGATCGGTGCGAGACGTCGCGCGAGGACTCGTTCTGTACGCATGCGCTGGCCGACGGCTTTCTCGAGGTGGCCGATACGCGACGCGATGCTCGGTTCCGGAACACTCGGCTCGTGACCGGCCCGCCTCATATCCGTTCGTATGTCGGCGCCGTGCTGCGAGGGCGCACGGGCCAGCCGTTGGGTACGCTGTGCGTGCTCGATGTTCTGCCCAGACGCTATTCGGCGGTACAACGGTCGCATCTGAGAGCGTTTGCGCATCTTGTCGAAGAAGAGATCAACCGCCACGTACAGTTCGAGTCCTGGTCGCGTGCGCTGCAACGGCGCGCGCTGCGCGACGAGACCACGGGGTTGCCGGGCGTTGCGCTGTTCGAGGAACTGCTGACCAGCCTGGTCACACAGGCGATCTCTCAGACACGCCCCATCGGGCTGGTACATTTTCATCTGGCCAATTTCGAAGTGTTGCATGCGCTGGTAGGCCAGAGCGGCAGCGTGCGCGTGCTCCGGATCGTGGCGCGCCGGCTGCGCCAGAACGTACGCGCCGATGACCGGATCGGCATGCTCGGCCCCGATCGCCTGGGCCTGGCGATGACCGGCACCGGCCACCCCAGCGAATCGATCGAACGCGTGACGCGCCTGTGTCGCATTCTGAGTGCACCCATTCGTATCGACGGGGTCCGTCTACCCATCGATATCCGGGCCGGTATCAGCCGCGCCCCGGACGATTCGACGGACCCGCGCAGCCTGATCGGTCACGCGCGGACGGCCGCCGCCGCTGCGGCCGAGGTATCGTCGGCGGTGCGGGCGTACTCGCGTGACGCACACCGCACGACGACCCGTAATCACGAACGTCTGTACCGGTTGGCCGAAGCACTGAGTGTCGACGGACTGGACCAGGTCTATCAGCCGATCCTGGACGGCATGAGCGGCCGTATCGTGGGCGTGGAGGCACTCGCGCGCTGGACCGACGGGCGCCACGGACCGGTCAGCCCGGCCGAGTTCATCCCGCTGGTTGAGGCTGAACCGGAGCTGCGCCGCCTGCTGACACGTCGTACGCTCGATCGCGCCTGCGCTCAGCTGGCGGACTGGAACAGCCATATTCTGACCCGCTCGCTGTATGTCGCGGTCAACGTCCCCGGGGCCGAGCTCTACTGCGACGACTTCACCGAGCTGGTGCTGACGATCATCCGTGCGCACGGGATCGCACCCTCGCGGGTGGTGCTCGAAATCACCGAGAAGAGCGTGATCACCGACATCGATACCGCGGCACGTTCCATGCGCGCGCTGCGCGAACACGGGCTGCGATTCGCCGTCGACGATTTCGGGACCGGCTATTCGTCGCTGCGTTATCTCCAGCAGCTGCCCTTGGACATCCTCAAGATTGATCGAAGCTTCACCCAGCTGATCACGCACGACAAGACCAGCCATGACCTCACGGCCAGCATGCTGCAGATTGCGCGTACGCTTGGCCTGGCGGTGATCGTCGAAGGCGTGGAAACCACCGAGCAGTACGAGCTGCTGCAGCGTATGGGCGCGGACAATCTGCAGGGATATCTGTTCGGCCTGCCCGAGACCGCGGCGGCGCTGAGTCGGCAACTGGCCGGCCTCGCCGGGGTGGCGTCGTTCGCCGGCTGAGTGCTTAGATCAGCGCGCGCAGCTTGCCGCTCCAGGCTTTCAGGTCCAGCAACAGCTGCAGCTTGGCCGGCTCGCCCTGGACGTGTTCCATCAGGCGCGCGATGACCTCGTCGTAGTCGTCCAGCGTCAGCCCGCCGTCCGGAGCGAATTCCAGACGCTTGGACAGCCAGTTATTCCAGTCGTCGCGTTCGGCATCAGCCAGTGTTTCGGGGTAGTGACGGGCGCGGTAGCGGAACAGCAGTTCGTTGAGGCGGTTGTCTGAGAATACGATCGCGCCCTCGGCCAGTTCGGCCGCCGAGGTACGGCGGACTTGGTCGGCGAGCTTGCGGTCGTCCTTGTCGACGAAGCCGTCGTAGAGGGCCGCCTCGGCGTCGCCGTCCGGCTCGAAGCGGTGCGCCTCGAACACGGCGGTGGCCTTGACTTCGACTTCCGCGAGCTGATCGTGGATCGCTTTCCAGTTGCGCCGGCACTGGTTGATATCCAGATGCAGGCGTTCGGCCTCGGCCTCGCGCATCATCTCGAACGGTGCGAGCACCGGGCATTTGTTCAGATGCACGCCCTTGAGCGCCACGCGCGGCGTGTCCTCGGGCAGATCGGCCGTCGGCGTGAAGATGCGCTCGTAGATCTCGTCGGGCGCCAGCTCCAGCAGCGGGGCCGGATCGACGCGCAGGTCGTAGACGATCACACAGTTCTTGTTGGTCGGGTGCGGCGCGATCGGCATCACCGGCGACAAGCAGCCGTTGCTGGCCGGGAATTTGGACGACACATGCAGGGCGGGCTTGCGGCTGTCCATGTCCAGCAGCTTGCGGGCGCTGTGCTTGTCGCGATGGCTGACGACGTAGTCGTACAGCTTGGGCTGCTTGTCACGGATCAGCTTTGCCAGGCCGATGGTGGCGTGGACGTCCGACAGCGCGTCGTGGGCCCGTTCCTGGGCCAGGTTGTTGGCCGGGGCCAGCTGGTCGAGCTTGAAGCTCGGCGCGCCGTCCTCGCGCAGGGGCCACTCGATGCCGTCCGGGCGCAGCGCATAGGCCAGGCGCACCATGTTGATGATGTCCCAGCGCGAGCAGCCGTTCTGCCACTCGCGCCCGTACGGGTCGAAGAAGTTGCGCCAGAGGGTATGGCGGGTGACTTCGTCGTCGAAGGCCAGGCTGTTGTAGCCGACGCTGCAGGTGCCGGGCTCGGCCATCTCCGCCACGATGGTCTCGATGAACTCGGGCTCGGGCACGCCGCGCTCGAGTGCTGCCTGCGGCGTGATGCCGGTGATCAGCGTGGCCTCGGGGTGGCCGAGCATGTCGACCGGCGGCTGGCAGTAGAGCACCACCGGCTCGCCGATGATGTTGAAGTCGAGATCGGTGCGGATACCGGCGAACTGGGCCGGCTTGTCGCGCCGCGGGTCGGCGCCGAAGGTTTCGTAGTCGTGCCAGAAGTAGGTTTCGGTGGCCGCCATTACGCCGCGCTCGCTTTCTGAGCTTCGAGGGCCTCGGCGTTCTCCATCCACACGGCTTCGGCGGCGTCGAGCTGCTTGCGCAGCTTGCCCTGTTCCTGGGACAGGCGCGCGATTTCGGTCTTGTTGCCGTAGACGCTCGGCTTGGCCATCTCCTTCTCGATCGCCGTGATCTTGTCTTCCAGCCGGCCCATGTCGGCCTCGGCCTGCTTGATCGCCCGCCGCAGCGGTTTTTCCTTCTCGCGCTGGGCCGCCGCATCGCGCCGGTTGTCCGCGCCGCTGCCGCCGGCGGTGGTCGCCTTCTTCGGCTTGTCGCCGCCTTCGCGGGCCGCGTTCTGGCGCGTGAGCCACTTGGCGTAGTCGTCCAGATCGCCGTCGAAGGGGGCAAGCGAACCGTCGTCGACGCGCCAGAGCTGGTCGCAGGTGGCATCGATCAGGTGGCGATCATGGGCAATCATGATCACCGCGCCGGTATAGCCGGCCAGTGCCGTCTCCAGCGCGTGGCGCATGTCCAGGTCGAGATGGTTGGTCGGCTCGTCGAGCAGCAGCAGGTTGGGTTTCTCATAGACCACCAGCGCCAGCGCGAGCCGCGCCTTCTCGCCGCCGGAGAACGGGGCGATGGGTTCCAGCGCCTTGTCGCCGTGGAAATCGAAGCCGCCGAGGAAATCGCGGATCTCCTGTTCGGAGGCGCGCGGGGCCTGGCGCTGCAGGTGGGTGGCCGCACTGGCGTTGTCGTCGAGCACTTCGAGCTGGTGCTGGGCGAAATAGCCGATCTTGATGTACTTGTCGTGCTGGACGTCGCCGCCGATGGGGGCGAGCTCGCCGGCCAGCAGCTTCATGACCGTGGACTTGCCGGCGCCGTTGCGCCCGAGGATCGCCAGCCGGTCGCCGGGTACGACGCGCAGCTTGATGTCCGATACGAGCGGCACGCCGTCGTAGCCGGCCTCGGCGGCGTCCAGCCGCAGCAGCGTCTCGGGCAGGCGATCCGGTTGCCGGAAGGCGAACGAGAACGGCGTATCCCAGTGCGCCGCCTCGACCTTTTCCATGCGCTCCATCTGCTTGAGCTTGCTCTGCGCTTGGCGGGCCTTGGTGGCCTGGGCGCGGAACCGATCCACGAAGCCCTGCAGCTGGGCCAGCTTCTTCTGCTGGTTCTCGTAGGCCGCCTGCTGCTGCAGCTTGGCCTCGGCGCGCATGGTCTCGAACTCGGAATAGTTTCCGGTATAGAGCACCGCACGCCCGCCTTCCAGATGCAGCGTGTGGCTGGTCAGCGCGTCGAGGAAATCGCGGTCATGCGAGATGATGATCAGCGTGGCCGGATGAGAGGCCAGATATTCCTGCAGCCAGAACACCGCATCCATGTCGAGATGGTTGGTGGGCTCGTCGAGCAGCAGCAGGTCGCAGCGGCGCATGAGCGCGGCGGCCAGGTTCAGGCGCATGCGCCAGCCGCCGGAGAACGAGTCCAGCGGCGCGTAGTGGGTTTCGGGCGCAAAGCCCAGGCCGTGCAACAGGCGCGCGGCACGGGCGACGGCAGCATAGCCGTCGATCTCACCCAGGCGGCCGTGCAGTTCGGCCATGGCGTGGCCGTCGCCGTCTTCTTCGGCTCTGGCCAGTTTCGCTTCCACCGCGCGCAATTCGCTGTCGCCGTCGAGTACGAACTCGATCGCCGGCTGTTCGCCGGCGGGTGAGTGCTGGCGCACGGTGGCGATATCCAGGTTCGGCGGAATCTCGATGTCGCCGGAGTCGGCCGACAGCTCGCCGAGCATCAGCGCGAACAGGCTGGACTTGCCGGTGCCGTTCTGGCCGACGATGCCGATACGCTGTCCGGCCTGGAAACGTACGTTGACGTTTTCCAGCAGTTTGCGGGAGCCGCGGCGGAGTGTGAGGTTCTTGAGAGCGATCATGGGCGTAATTGTAAAGCAAGGGCGTGCGGCGGCCGGTCGCCGACCGCTTGTCTATGGGTTGGTCGGGCCTCGAAACGCCAGCAGCATGCTCACGCCGACGGCCACCGCCGCAGTGCCGGCCAGCTGGGCCGCGCCGATGGAGGTGCCCAGCCAGGCCCAGCTGCCGATCATCACCACCACCGGCAACCCGTTGAGACTGATGGCCGCTACCGTGGGCCCGACCGAGACCACGGCCCGGTTGTAGATGATGAACGCCACGAACGAGGGCCCGAGGCCCAGATAGGCCGCACCGGCGAGCGCGTCGTTCGATCCGTGCCATGGCATGCCAAGGACCGCGTGTTCGATCAGGGCCAGCGGCAGCAGGCAGATCACGGCCGAAGCGGTCAGCGGCACCATGGTGGAAAAGATCGGCAGCCCTGCCAGCCCGCGGCGGGCGAGTTGGGCATAGACGATCCACGCGCCGATCGCCGCCAGCATGAGGCCATCGCCCACGGCCATATCGGCCAGAATCGTCCACGGCGCGCCGCGGGCGACCACGACCGACGCGCCTACCGCCGAAACGAGCACGCCCAGCCACGCACGCCGACCGAGCCGCTCGCCGGCGAACAGCCACATCACCGACGCGGTGGCCACCGGAATCATCGCTTCCATGACCGCCACGCTGGTGGTATCGGTGGTATGCAACGCCGCGTAGAGCAGCGCATTGAACAGCCCGATGCCGCTCGCGCCGATGACGAACAGACGTACGCCACGCGCATAAAAAAGCGCGCGATGACGCCAGGCGGCTGCACCGAAGCACAGGCTCGCCGCCAGACAGGCGATCATCGAGCGCGCCAGGGCCAGGGTGAACGGAGCCAGCGCATCCGCGGTAGCCTTGCCGACCAGGATATTGCCGGCAAACAGCATCACCACCACGATCAACAGCGCTGCCTCGCGCATTGGATCCGACCTATGCGACGTGTCTCGCCCGACGATCGGCCCGGCCGTTCGGCCGGCCGCGCCGTCGATCATCCGCCGCTAACGGGTGGCCCCTAGTTGGCACCACCGCCCGAACGCTGGCCGCCGCGCTTGCCGCGACGCGGCTTGCGGCGGCGCCCGGCCGGATTGGCCTTGGGCGCTTCGCCGCCGGCGTTGGCTCGGTTGGGGCCACCGCGACCGCCGCCGCGCTTGGGCGGGCGATTGCCGCCGCCGTTGTCGCGCCGCGGGGGCCGATCGTCTTCGGGCTCGTCGTGGCCGGCCGAACGGAGATCGATACCTTCGACGACCATGCGCTCGATAGAGCTGCCGATCAGCTTCTCGATGTCCTTGAGATACTTGCGTTCGTCGGGGCCGACCAGCGAGACCGCTTCGCCGGCCGAGCCGGCACGGCCGGTACGGCCAATACGATGCACGTAATCCTCCGGCACGTTCGGCAACTCGTAGTTGACGACATGAGGCAGGGCGTCGATATCGATGCCGCGGGCGGCGATATCGGTGGCCACGAGGACACGCAGCGTGCCGGCCTTGAAGCCGTCAAGCGCCTTGGTCCGAGCGTTCTGCGACTTGTTGCCGTGCAGGGCGGCCGCACTCAAACCATCGGTCTCGAGTTGTTTGACCAGTCGGTTGGCGCCGTGCTTGGTCCGCGTGAACACCAGCACCTGCGACCAGTCACCGGTACCAATGAGATGGCTGAGCAGCGCGCGCTTGCGCGACTTCTCGACCATCACGACCTTCTGATCGATACGGTCGGCTGTGGCGTTGCGCGGGGCGACGTCGATCTCGACGGGCTTGTGCAGCAGGCTTGCGGCCAGCTTGCGAATATCCTTGGAGAAGGTCGCCGAGAACAGTAGCGTCTGCCGCTTGGCCGGCACATGCTTGAGCACGCGCTTGATGTCGTGGATAAAGCCCATGTCGAGCATGCGGTCGGCTTCGTCGAGCACCAGGGTTTCCAGACCCGACAGATCCACGTTGCCCTGCTGAAGATGGTCCAGCAGCCGGCCGGGCGTGGCGACGATGATGTCCACGCCCTTGCGGAAGGCCGAGATCTGCGGCTGGTAGCCCACGCCGCCGAAGATCACGGTGCTGCGCAGGTGGCCGCCGCGGCCGTAGGTCTTGACCGACTGTTCCACCTGCGCGGCGAGTTCGCGGGTCGGCGTGAGCACGAGCACGCGCGGCTTGGTGGCCGTGTCCTGGCCGAGTCGGTGCAACAGCGGGAGCGTGAAGGCGGCGGTCTTGCCGGTGCCCGTCTGGGCGGCGGCGAGTACGTCCTGGCCTTCGAGAACGGCCGGTATGGCCTTGGCCTGGATCGGCGTGGGCGTGCTGTAGCCCTCGGCGGCGACCGCCTCGAGAAGCGACGGCGCCAGGCCGAGTTGATCGAACGACATAAGAGTTCCTGATTTGACTGCGGCGATTCGTGAATCACGACACCGGCTGCCGCATGGCATGATGGCGTGGCAGACGCAGTCGAAACCGGGACACTTCATGTAGCCGGGCACTGCGACGGGGTGTGGTGGTGGCCGCCGGTTGGCGCAGGATGCGCGACAAGGGTTGGCCAAGCCGATCAGTATACGCGCCGGGCCGACGCTTGGACAGCCGGGGTCGAACCGAACGCCGTCGGGTCTGTCTCATTTGTTCGTATCGTGCGCGTCGGCGCGCGATCCACCGTCAATCCGGATGCTTCATGCTGCTGCTGTTCTTCTATCTGTTTCTTGCCCTGGGCGTATCGTTCTTGTGTTCGATTCTCGAGGCGGTGCTGCTGTCGATCACCCCGTCGTATATCACGCTCGTCGAACAGAACCATCCGCGTGTGGGTGCACGGCTGAAGACGCTCAAGGACGACGTGGATCGACCGCTGTCGGCGTTGCTGAGCCTCAACACTATTGCCCACACCGTCGGCGCGGCGGGCGTGGGGGCACAGTCGCAGGTGCTGTTCGGCAGCGGCTATCTGGCGATTACCTCGGCACTGGTCACGCTCGGTATCCTGGTGGTCTCCGAAATCATCCCGAAAACGCTGGGGGCGACCTACTGGCGCGGGTTGGCACCGTTCGCGGCGGTGGTGTTGCGCTGGATGGTGATCGGGCTGTATCCGTTGGTGGTGCTGTCGATGGGCATCACCCGGCTGCTTACGCCGAGCGAGCGCGAACCGGCATTCTCGCGCGCTGAATTCGCGGCCATGGCCGATCAGGGGGAAGCCGAGGGCGTGTTCGCGGTCGAGGAGTCGCAGATCCTGCGCAATCTGCTGCATTTCGAATCGCTGCGGGTCAAGGATGTGCTTACCCCCAGGGTGGTGATGGTCGCCTTCCATGAATCGGCCACCGTCACCGAGGTCTTCGATACCCTCGGACGCCGCCGGATCTCGCGTCTGCCGGTGTTTTCCGACGAGAACGAGGACATCACCGGCTTCGTGCTGTTGTCCGAGGTGCTCATCGAGATCGCACGCGATCGGCACGATACGCCGCTGTCGGCGATCAAGCACGATGTGCTGGTGGTGCCGGAGACGCTGTCGCTCTATGGGCTGTTCCGGAATCTGCTCGAACGCCAGCAGCAGCTGGCCGTAGTGGTCGACGAATACGGCGGCATCGTGGGCGTGGCAACCATGGAAGACATCGTCGAGACCATGCTTGGCATGGAAATCATGGACGAAGGCGATGCCGTGGAGGACATGCGCGTCATGGCACGCCAACGCTGGCTCAAGCGCGCACGAAAACTCGGGCTGGTCAGCGAAGACGACGAGCGTATCGAACGCGCGGCCGGCCGCGCGCCGGGTTAGCGCGGCCCGGTACGCATATCACGACTGAGCGGAATCGTCGGGCGTCGCGTCGATCGGCCGTATCGAGGCCCGGTCCTCGGGGCTGCGTTGGCGGATATCGGCTACGGCTTCGCGCATGCAGTCGACGAATAGCCGGGCGGCCGGCGACAGCCCGTCGCGCTCGGTATGGACATAGCCGAACGAGACCCAGCGTTCGGGTGTCAGCGGCCGCATCACCGCGCCGGTCATGTCGATAGACGGCGCGCATAGCCGGTCGAGCACGGCTACGCCGGCGCCATCGCGAGCCATCTGACAGGCCAGTAGCGACGAGCTGCTCTGTACTGCATGGCGTGCTTCCACACCGCCGGCCTGCAGGAAGTTATCGATATGGTCGCGCCAGACCTGGCCGCGACCGAGCCCGAGCATGGGTTGGCTGGCCAGGTCTCCGGCGCTGATCTCGGCCCGGGCGGCCAGCGGATGATCGGCGGCCATGAGCGCTTCGGCACGGACCATCACCAGGGGCCGGGCGACGATCTCGAGTAACGAATGCGCCACGGGCAGCGAGATTACGCCCAGATCGTAGATGCCGACACCGAGCTGTTTTTCGAGCTGGGTACGCGAATAGACATCCACCTGAATCTCCATGTCGGGGTGGTGTCGGCGCATGCGCACCAGCGCGGGCGCAACCAGCCCCTGACCGATGCGCGCCGCCGTGATCACCCGGAACCGCTGGGCGCGCCGCGTGCGTATGTCGGCGGCGATCCGTGGTATTTCATCCAGACCGGAGACGATGTGCTCGGCTTCACGGAAGAAGCGTTCGCCTTCCTCGGTGAGCAGCAGGCGGCGCCGCGAACGATGAAACAGGGCAATACGAACTTCGGCCTCGAGCTGCGAGATCAGGCGGCTGGCGGCTGGCTGGCTGATATGCAGCGACTGCGCCGCCGCCGACAGCGACCCCTGGATGACGATCTGGCGAAACAGACGAAGGGCCTTGATATTCATCGTTCATACCTCCGGCAACCCGCGGCGCTCACGCAAAAAAACAACGAATGATCCGATAATCGCATCAATTGATCGACTATTTCTATTTCTGAAATGAAAAGGGCTTTGCTAGCGTCCGAACATCGCGACGGCCCGGGCAGTCGCCGAGGGAATAACAAGCCGTCCTGCCGCGGCGGTGCGAACGACAAAGGGGAGAACGCATGAAACGTGTCTTGTATGCACTGCTGCTGTGCCTGACCGCGCCCTGGGCGCTGGCCGCCTCGGCCGGGGGGCTGGCCACGGGGGCCGGCCAGTACCAGTACCAGGATCCGGCCACTCAACGGCCGGTAACGGTCTACTACTACAAGCCGGCAGGCTATCGTCCCGACACGCCGGTGGTATTCGTGATGCACGGCTTGCGCCGCAATGCCGCCGAATATCGTGACAGCTGGGCCGGCTATGCCGAGCAGAACGGTCTGATGGTGTTGGTGCCCTTGTTCACCCGTGACCCCTATCGGGGCGCCGCCGGCTACAACCTCGGCAACGTCTTCCACCCGACCAACAGTCTGGAGGCCCGTGGCCGAGCCAAGCCCGAACGGCTCAATCCGCGGCCGCTGTGGGCGTTCACGCTCGTCGAGCGCCTGTTCACCGATTTCAAGGCCCAGCGCGAGGTCAACGACAACCCGCGCTATTACCTGTATGGCCACGGGGCCGGCGCCCAGTTCGCGCATCGCTTCGCGCTGTTCATGCCGAACGCA
It includes:
- the dsbG gene encoding thiol:disulfide interchange protein DsbG, which encodes MSKKRIPNGRTALVGAGLIVATLAVHAEPGATSAPGDVPPVLQQAVDGGTLTIVKQFETDVPGMTGYVIKRGGKHQIVYGEGGYLFMGQLVSPEGKNLSADYADRYVPKPDIAKIVDQLKQTGQLIQQGPDDAPLMYVFADPNCTYCHRFYEQAAPLVEAGTLQLQWAMVGFVKKSSIGRAAAILAADDPASALAKNEAGFDESTEDGGITALDPVPAELEKTLDAHAQQMAAAGGTGTPTLLYRKDGQWVAKVGAPGTAWLQAFIDEQKH
- a CDS encoding hemolysin family protein is translated as MLLLFFYLFLALGVSFLCSILEAVLLSITPSYITLVEQNHPRVGARLKTLKDDVDRPLSALLSLNTIAHTVGAAGVGAQSQVLFGSGYLAITSALVTLGILVVSEIIPKTLGATYWRGLAPFAAVVLRWMVIGLYPLVVLSMGITRLLTPSEREPAFSRAEFAAMADQGEAEGVFAVEESQILRNLLHFESLRVKDVLTPRVVMVAFHESATVTEVFDTLGRRRISRLPVFSDENEDITGFVLLSEVLIEIARDRHDTPLSAIKHDVLVVPETLSLYGLFRNLLERQQQLAVVVDEYGGIVGVATMEDIVETMLGMEIMDEGDAVEDMRVMARQRWLKRARKLGLVSEDDERIERAAGRAPG
- the sbcB gene encoding exodeoxyribonuclease I gives rise to the protein MAATETYFWHDYETFGADPRRDKPAQFAGIRTDLDFNIIGEPVVLYCQPPVDMLGHPEATLITGITPQAALERGVPEPEFIETIVAEMAEPGTCSVGYNSLAFDDEVTRHTLWRNFFDPYGREWQNGCSRWDIINMVRLAYALRPDGIEWPLREDGAPSFKLDQLAPANNLAQERAHDALSDVHATIGLAKLIRDKQPKLYDYVVSHRDKHSARKLLDMDSRKPALHVSSKFPASNGCLSPVMPIAPHPTNKNCVIVYDLRVDPAPLLELAPDEIYERIFTPTADLPEDTPRVALKGVHLNKCPVLAPFEMMREAEAERLHLDINQCRRNWKAIHDQLAEVEVKATAVFEAHRFEPDGDAEAALYDGFVDKDDRKLADQVRRTSAAELAEGAIVFSDNRLNELLFRYRARHYPETLADAERDDWNNWLSKRLEFAPDGGLTLDDYDEVIARLMEHVQGEPAKLQLLLDLKAWSGKLRALI
- a CDS encoding sensor domain-containing phosphodiesterase → MAEVLNEAERLQELRSLDLLDTPSEERFDRYTRLIASVLEAPMALVTLVDRHRQWFKSAHGIDRCETSREDSFCTHALADGFLEVADTRRDARFRNTRLVTGPPHIRSYVGAVLRGRTGQPLGTLCVLDVLPRRYSAVQRSHLRAFAHLVEEEINRHVQFESWSRALQRRALRDETTGLPGVALFEELLTSLVTQAISQTRPIGLVHFHLANFEVLHALVGQSGSVRVLRIVARRLRQNVRADDRIGMLGPDRLGLAMTGTGHPSESIERVTRLCRILSAPIRIDGVRLPIDIRAGISRAPDDSTDPRSLIGHARTAAAAAAEVSSAVRAYSRDAHRTTTRNHERLYRLAEALSVDGLDQVYQPILDGMSGRIVGVEALARWTDGRHGPVSPAEFIPLVEAEPELRRLLTRRTLDRACAQLADWNSHILTRSLYVAVNVPGAELYCDDFTELVLTIIRAHGIAPSRVVLEITEKSVITDIDTAARSMRALREHGLRFAVDDFGTGYSSLRYLQQLPLDILKIDRSFTQLITHDKTSHDLTASMLQIARTLGLAVIVEGVETTEQYELLQRMGADNLQGYLFGLPETAAALSRQLAGLAGVASFAG
- a CDS encoding LysR family transcriptional regulator, with translation MNIKALRLFRQIVIQGSLSAAAQSLHISQPAASRLISQLEAEVRIALFHRSRRRLLLTEEGERFFREAEHIVSGLDEIPRIAADIRTRRAQRFRVITAARIGQGLVAPALVRMRRHHPDMEIQVDVYSRTQLEKQLGVGIYDLGVISLPVAHSLLEIVARPLVMVRAEALMAADHPLAARAEISAGDLASQPMLGLGRGQVWRDHIDNFLQAGGVEARHAVQSSSSLLACQMARDGAGVAVLDRLCAPSIDMTGAVMRPLTPERWVSFGYVHTERDGLSPAARLFVDCMREAVADIRQRSPEDRASIRPIDATPDDSAQS
- a CDS encoding ATP-binding cassette domain-containing protein, yielding MIALKNLTLRRGSRKLLENVNVRFQAGQRIGIVGQNGTGKSSLFALMLGELSADSGDIEIPPNLDIATVRQHSPAGEQPAIEFVLDGDSELRAVEAKLARAEEDGDGHAMAELHGRLGEIDGYAAVARAARLLHGLGFAPETHYAPLDSFSGGWRMRLNLAAALMRRCDLLLLDEPTNHLDMDAVFWLQEYLASHPATLIIISHDRDFLDALTSHTLHLEGGRAVLYTGNYSEFETMRAEAKLQQQAAYENQQKKLAQLQGFVDRFRAQATKARQAQSKLKQMERMEKVEAAHWDTPFSFAFRQPDRLPETLLRLDAAEAGYDGVPLVSDIKLRVVPGDRLAILGRNGAGKSTVMKLLAGELAPIGGDVQHDKYIKIGYFAQHQLEVLDDNASAATHLQRQAPRASEQEIRDFLGGFDFHGDKALEPIAPFSGGEKARLALALVVYEKPNLLLLDEPTNHLDLDMRHALETALAGYTGAVIMIAHDRHLIDATCDQLWRVDDGSLAPFDGDLDDYAKWLTRQNAAREGGDKPKKATTAGGSGADNRRDAAAQREKEKPLRRAIKQAEADMGRLEDKITAIEKEMAKPSVYGNKTEIARLSQEQGKLRKQLDAAEAVWMENAEALEAQKASAA
- a CDS encoding DMT family transporter, which produces MREAALLIVVVMLFAGNILVGKATADALAPFTLALARSMIACLAASLCFGAAAWRHRALFYARGVRLFVIGASGIGLFNALLYAALHTTDTTSVAVMEAMIPVATASVMWLFAGERLGRRAWLGVLVSAVGASVVVARGAPWTILADMAVGDGLMLAAIGAWIVYAQLARRGLAGLPIFSTMVPLTASAVICLLPLALIEHAVLGMPWHGSNDALAGAAYLGLGPSFVAFIIYNRAVVSVGPTVAAISLNGLPVVVMIGSWAWLGTSIGAAQLAGTAAVAVGVSMLLAFRGPTNP
- a CDS encoding DEAD/DEAH box helicase, with product MSFDQLGLAPSLLEAVAAEGYSTPTPIQAKAIPAVLEGQDVLAAAQTGTGKTAAFTLPLLHRLGQDTATKPRVLVLTPTRELAAQVEQSVKTYGRGGHLRSTVIFGGVGYQPQISAFRKGVDIIVATPGRLLDHLQQGNVDLSGLETLVLDEADRMLDMGFIHDIKRVLKHVPAKRQTLLFSATFSKDIRKLAASLLHKPVEIDVAPRNATADRIDQKVVMVEKSRKRALLSHLIGTGDWSQVLVFTRTKHGANRLVKQLETDGLSAAALHGNKSQNARTKALDGFKAGTLRVLVATDIAARGIDIDALPHVVNYELPNVPEDYVHRIGRTGRAGSAGEAVSLVGPDERKYLKDIEKLIGSSIERMVVEGIDLRSAGHDEPEDDRPPRRDNGGGNRPPKRGGGRGGPNRANAGGEAPKANPAGRRRKPRRGKRGGQRSGGGAN